A region from the Chromatiales bacterium 21-64-14 genome encodes:
- a CDS encoding crossover junction endodeoxyribonuclease RuvC: MRILGIDPGSRITGYGVIDVVGTRACYVASGCIRVQGTDLASRLRLIFEEVRQIVDGYRPEQVAIERVFLHRNVDSALKLGHARGVALCAAALGSVPVTEYSAREIKQAVVGTGAAAKVQVQHMVRQLLGLDASPQSDAADALAVALCHSHTGATLLRLPLAGRVRRRGRRR; encoded by the coding sequence GTGCGGATCCTCGGGATCGACCCTGGTTCGCGGATCACCGGTTACGGTGTCATCGATGTGGTCGGGACCCGCGCGTGCTACGTGGCCAGCGGCTGTATCCGGGTCCAGGGGACGGATCTGGCGTCCCGGCTGCGGCTGATTTTCGAAGAGGTGCGTCAGATCGTGGACGGCTACCGACCCGAGCAGGTGGCGATCGAGCGGGTGTTCCTGCACCGCAACGTGGATTCCGCGCTCAAGCTTGGACATGCACGGGGCGTAGCCTTGTGCGCCGCGGCACTCGGCTCGGTACCGGTCACGGAGTACAGTGCCCGGGAGATCAAGCAGGCGGTGGTGGGTACCGGCGCCGCCGCGAAGGTCCAGGTCCAGCATATGGTGCGCCAATTGCTGGGTCTCGACGCCAGTCCCCAGAGCGATGCCGCCGATGCCCTCGCGGTGGCTCTGTGCCATAGTCACACTGGCGCCACCCTGTTGCGGCTGCCATTGGCGGGCCGCGTGCGCCGCCGCGGGCGGCGGCGATGA
- a CDS encoding quinolinate synthetase, whose protein sequence is MAADPSTLQTYALLDDAACEARIRTAKAALGERLVILGHHYQREEVYRHADYTGDSLKLSRLAAASRARYIVFCGVHFMAEVADILSRPDQVAVLPDLAAGCSMADMASLAKVERAWRELATVLDPDVHCTPVTYINSAADLKAFCGRHGGIVCTSTNARQVMEWSLERRAKVLFFPDQHLGRNTGYRMGISLERMVVWDFDRPMGGLTEAQIRDATVILWKGFCSVHQMFQPAHVDQFKTRYPDAKVISHPECSFEVCQKSDYVGSTEFIIKTIADSAPGTRWLVGTELNLVDRLNEQFRHQGKSAHFMSPTVCMCSTMFRIDPQHLAWILENLAEDRVVNRIQVPPATAEPARLALERMLEISP, encoded by the coding sequence ATGGCCGCCGACCCGTCCACCCTGCAAACCTATGCGCTGCTGGACGATGCGGCGTGCGAGGCGCGTATTCGCACCGCCAAGGCGGCCCTCGGCGAACGCCTGGTGATCCTCGGCCACCATTATCAGCGCGAGGAGGTTTATCGCCACGCTGACTATACCGGCGATTCCCTCAAGCTCTCGCGGCTCGCCGCCGCCTCGCGTGCCCGCTATATCGTCTTCTGCGGCGTGCACTTCATGGCGGAGGTGGCCGACATCCTGTCCCGGCCCGATCAGGTGGCGGTGCTTCCGGACCTGGCGGCGGGATGTTCCATGGCGGACATGGCCAGCCTCGCGAAGGTGGAGCGCGCATGGCGTGAACTGGCGACGGTGCTGGACCCCGACGTCCATTGCACCCCGGTCACCTACATCAATTCCGCCGCGGACCTGAAGGCGTTCTGTGGCCGCCATGGTGGGATCGTGTGCACGTCCACCAACGCGCGCCAGGTCATGGAGTGGAGTCTGGAACGCCGTGCCAAGGTCCTGTTTTTCCCCGACCAGCACTTGGGCCGCAATACCGGATATCGGATGGGGATTTCCCTGGAGCGGATGGTGGTGTGGGATTTCGATCGGCCCATGGGGGGGCTGACCGAAGCGCAGATCCGGGACGCGACCGTGATCCTGTGGAAGGGCTTCTGCTCCGTGCACCAGATGTTCCAGCCGGCGCACGTGGATCAGTTCAAGACGCGCTATCCGGATGCCAAGGTGATCTCCCATCCGGAATGCTCGTTCGAGGTATGCCAGAAGTCCGACTACGTTGGTTCCACGGAATTCATCATCAAGACCATCGCCGATTCGGCGCCTGGCACCCGGTGGCTGGTGGGCACCGAGCTCAATCTGGTGGATCGCCTCAATGAACAGTTTCGCCACCAGGGGAAATCGGCGCACTTCATGTCGCCAACGGTGTGTATGTGTTCCACCATGTTTCGTATCGATCCCCAGCACCTGGCGTGGATCCTGGAAAACCTGGCGGAAGATCGGGTGGTAAACCGCATCCAGGTTCCCCCTGCTACCGCGGAGCCGGCGCGCCTCGCGCTGGAGCGCATGTTGGAGATCTCGCCGTAA
- a CDS encoding FmdB family transcriptional regulator, with protein sequence MPIYEYRCTGCGHELEAIQKMSDDPLLDCPACGKPTLQKLISAAGFRLKGGGWYETDFKSGHKKNVVESDGTKSEGKAKSEPAGDAKRDPKKKTTTPTGTE encoded by the coding sequence ATGCCGATCTACGAATATCGATGTACCGGTTGCGGGCATGAGCTGGAGGCGATCCAGAAGATGAGCGACGATCCTCTTTTGGACTGCCCGGCCTGTGGAAAGCCCACCCTGCAGAAACTGATCTCCGCCGCCGGATTCCGCCTGAAGGGTGGCGGCTGGTACGAGACCGATTTCAAAAGCGGTCACAAGAAGAACGTGGTGGAATCCGACGGCACCAAATCGGAGGGTAAGGCCAAGAGCGAGCCCGCCGGTGACGCCAAGCGCGACCCCAAAAAGAAAACGACCACCCCGACCGGTACCGAGTAG
- a CDS encoding dihydroneopterin triphosphate diphosphatase, with translation MDSERYKRPESVLVVVHTRERAVLMLERRVPLGYWQSVTGSLGWGETPQAAACRELREETGLVAGGAVVLRDRGEQNRFPLLPEWQARYRPGVRYNLEHVFTAELAVPADIRLAPTEHVALRWVAWPAAVALAASWTDRAAIRRYVAADDAGGGSKPRRYPIPKSR, from the coding sequence GTGGACAGCGAGCGCTACAAGCGGCCCGAGTCGGTGTTGGTCGTGGTCCACACCCGGGAGCGCGCAGTGCTCATGCTGGAACGCCGGGTCCCGCTGGGATACTGGCAATCGGTGACCGGCAGCCTGGGCTGGGGCGAGACTCCTCAGGCGGCGGCGTGCCGGGAACTGCGCGAGGAAACGGGCTTGGTGGCGGGGGGCGCGGTGGTGCTCCGCGACCGGGGCGAACAGAACCGTTTTCCCTTACTCCCGGAATGGCAGGCGCGCTACCGGCCTGGGGTACGATATAATCTGGAGCACGTTTTTACCGCCGAGCTGGCCGTGCCAGCGGATATCCGCCTGGCCCCGACGGAGCATGTGGCCCTGCGTTGGGTCGCATGGCCCGCGGCGGTGGCGTTGGCCGCCTCGTGGACTGATCGCGCCGCGATCCGGCGCTATGTCGCCGCGGATGACGCTGGCGGCGGATCGAAACCCCGCCGCTACCCCATACCCAAGAGCAGGTAA
- a CDS encoding YebC/PmpR family DNA-binding transcriptional regulator, protein MAGHSKWANIQYRKNAQDARRGKLFTKLIREITVAARTGGADSGMNPRLRLAVDKALVANMPKDKVERAIKRGAGALEGEAYEEVRYEGYGPGGAAVIVDCMTDNRNRTVAEVRHAFSKCGGNLGTEGSVAYLFVHCGLLTYPAGSDEDRIMELALEMGAEDVVSQEDGSIEVLSTPDGFIALKQAMLDAGLEPEYAEITMRASVSTPLGGDEGRLLVRLLEMLEDLDDTQQVYSNADLAEDVLAEL, encoded by the coding sequence ATGGCGGGACACAGCAAATGGGCCAATATCCAGTACCGCAAGAATGCCCAGGATGCACGGCGCGGCAAGTTGTTCACCAAGCTGATTCGGGAGATCACGGTAGCGGCCCGTACCGGGGGCGCCGATTCGGGCATGAATCCACGCCTGCGCCTTGCAGTGGACAAGGCGCTGGTTGCCAATATGCCCAAGGACAAGGTCGAGCGTGCTATTAAACGCGGCGCCGGGGCGCTGGAGGGCGAGGCTTACGAAGAGGTCCGCTACGAGGGCTACGGGCCGGGCGGGGCGGCGGTTATCGTGGACTGCATGACCGACAATCGCAACCGCACCGTGGCCGAGGTGCGCCACGCATTTTCCAAGTGCGGCGGTAACCTCGGTACCGAAGGCTCGGTGGCCTATCTGTTTGTACACTGCGGCTTGCTCACCTACCCGGCGGGCAGCGATGAGGACCGGATCATGGAGCTCGCCCTGGAAATGGGCGCCGAGGATGTGGTCAGCCAAGAAGACGGTTCCATCGAAGTGCTGAGTACCCCGGATGGTTTCATCGCGCTGAAACAGGCCATGCTCGACGCGGGGCTGGAGCCGGAGTACGCCGAGATCACCATGCGCGCCTCGGTGTCCACGCCCCTGGGTGGTGATGAAGGCCGGCTGCTGGTGCGTCTGTTGGAGATGCTGGAGGATCTGGACGATACTCAGCAGGTATATTCCAATGCAGACCTCGCGGAGGATGTCCTTGCGGAGCTGTGA
- a CDS encoding aspartate--tRNA ligase, which produces MRTHYCGQLDESLLDGEVVLCGWVHRRRDHGGVIFVDLRDREGLVQVVFDPDRKDSFAIAERVRSEYVLRVHGRVRHRPAGTENPALATGQVEVLGQELEILNVAETPPFPLDDEAVSEEARLRFRYVDLRRPAMLQRLRLRAEVTRTLRRFLDEHGFLDVETPVLTRATPEGARDYLVPSRTHPGAFFALPQSPQLFKQLLMIGGLDRYYQIARCFRDEDLRADRQPEFTQLDIETSFMDEEDLLPVIEDMIRRLFGTVLGVVLPDPIPRMSYQDAVARFGTDRPDLRIPLELVECTDLMRAVEFKVFAGPANDPHGRVAGLRLPGGAALTRKEIDDYTALVARYGAKGLAYIKVNDRGAGRAGLQSPILKFLPDPVVEQILARCGAATGDLVFFGADRAAVVNESLGALRVRLGHDRGCVEAGWRPLWVMDFPMFEWDERARRWVALHHPFTAPQVPDSEHLAAQPGSCLSRAYDLVLNGTEVGGGSIRIHSAEMQAAVFRLLGISDAEARDKFGFLLDALRYGCPPHGGIAFGLDRLVMLMSGAESIREVIAFPKTQTASCPLTQAPSAVPESQLHELGLRMRGPVTQQA; this is translated from the coding sequence ATGCGCACCCACTACTGCGGGCAGTTGGACGAGTCGCTGTTGGATGGCGAGGTGGTCCTGTGCGGGTGGGTCCACCGCCGCCGTGACCACGGCGGCGTGATCTTCGTGGACCTGCGCGACCGCGAGGGTTTGGTGCAGGTGGTGTTCGATCCGGACCGCAAGGACAGCTTCGCCATCGCAGAACGGGTGCGCAGCGAGTACGTGCTGCGGGTCCACGGACGCGTGCGGCACCGGCCGGCCGGTACCGAGAACCCGGCATTGGCGACCGGTCAGGTGGAAGTGTTGGGGCAGGAGCTGGAGATCCTGAATGTGGCGGAGACCCCGCCGTTTCCGCTGGACGACGAGGCGGTCAGCGAGGAGGCGCGCCTGCGTTTCCGCTACGTGGACCTCCGCCGCCCCGCGATGCTCCAGCGCCTGCGGCTGCGGGCCGAGGTGACCCGCACCCTGCGCCGGTTTCTGGACGAGCACGGCTTTCTGGACGTGGAGACGCCGGTGCTGACGCGCGCCACGCCGGAAGGGGCCCGGGACTACCTGGTACCGAGCCGTACCCACCCCGGTGCATTCTTCGCGCTGCCCCAGTCACCGCAGTTGTTCAAGCAACTGCTCATGATCGGAGGGCTCGATCGCTACTACCAGATCGCCCGCTGCTTCCGAGATGAGGATCTGCGTGCCGACCGTCAGCCGGAGTTTACCCAGCTGGATATCGAGACCTCCTTCATGGACGAGGAGGACCTCCTGCCGGTGATCGAGGACATGATCCGGCGGCTGTTCGGCACGGTGTTGGGGGTGGTGTTGCCGGATCCGATCCCGCGCATGAGCTATCAGGACGCGGTGGCCCGCTTCGGTACCGATCGCCCGGACCTGCGTATTCCGCTGGAGCTGGTTGAATGCACCGACCTGATGCGCGCGGTGGAGTTCAAGGTGTTCGCGGGACCCGCCAACGACCCACATGGGCGCGTCGCGGGCCTGCGGCTGCCCGGCGGGGCGGCGCTCACCCGCAAGGAGATCGACGACTACACGGCCCTGGTGGCGCGCTACGGGGCCAAGGGCTTGGCGTATATCAAGGTCAACGACCGCGGCGCCGGGCGCGCAGGTCTGCAGTCGCCGATCCTGAAGTTTCTGCCGGATCCGGTGGTGGAGCAGATCCTGGCGCGCTGTGGCGCGGCGACCGGGGATCTGGTGTTTTTCGGGGCCGATCGCGCAGCGGTGGTGAACGAGTCCCTGGGTGCGCTGCGGGTGCGGCTCGGTCACGACCGCGGTTGCGTGGAGGCCGGCTGGCGCCCGCTATGGGTGATGGATTTTCCGATGTTCGAGTGGGACGAGCGCGCGCGGCGCTGGGTGGCGTTGCACCATCCGTTTACCGCGCCCCAGGTGCCGGATTCGGAGCACCTCGCCGCGCAGCCCGGCTCGTGTCTGTCCCGCGCCTACGATCTGGTGCTCAACGGCACCGAGGTCGGCGGCGGTTCGATCCGTATCCATAGCGCCGAGATGCAGGCGGCGGTATTCCGCCTGTTGGGAATCTCCGACGCGGAGGCGCGCGACAAATTCGGTTTCCTGCTGGATGCGTTGCGCTACGGTTGTCCGCCGCACGGGGGCATCGCTTTCGGACTGGACCGCTTGGTGATGCTGATGAGCGGCGCCGAGTCGATCCGCGAGGTGATCGCGTTCCCCAAGACGCAGACTGCGAGTTGTCCCCTGACCCAGGCGCCGTCCGCGGTGCCCGAGTCCCAGCTTCACGAGTTGGGATTGCGCATGCGCGGTCCGGTGACCCAGCAGGCCTGA
- a CDS encoding Holliday junction branch migration protein RuvA has product MIGRLRGLLTYKQAPHLVVDVGGVGYEVEAPMSTFYVLPPVGDEVTLHTHLVIRDDSHTLFGFARESDRLLFRGLIRVNGVGARLALTILSGVSSEEFVRCVHDQDAAGLTRLPGVGRKTAERLIMEMKDRLATWHVPLSAAGEEARSATGAGVAAPAAEAVSALVTLGYKPQEASRMVRELNTADLASEEIIRRALQAAAK; this is encoded by the coding sequence ATGATCGGACGCCTGCGGGGCCTGCTGACGTACAAGCAGGCGCCACACTTGGTGGTTGACGTCGGTGGCGTGGGTTACGAGGTGGAGGCGCCCATGTCCACCTTCTACGTACTGCCGCCGGTGGGGGACGAGGTCACACTCCACACCCACTTGGTGATCCGCGATGATAGCCATACTCTGTTCGGTTTCGCGCGCGAATCGGATCGGCTGCTGTTCCGTGGCCTGATCCGGGTCAACGGCGTGGGGGCGCGACTGGCCCTCACGATTCTCTCCGGTGTGAGCAGCGAGGAGTTCGTGCGCTGTGTCCATGACCAGGATGCCGCGGGACTGACGCGCCTTCCGGGGGTCGGCCGGAAGACCGCGGAGCGGTTGATCATGGAAATGAAGGACCGGCTCGCGACTTGGCATGTCCCGCTGAGCGCCGCGGGCGAGGAGGCACGATCCGCCACTGGCGCGGGAGTTGCCGCGCCAGCGGCGGAGGCGGTGAGCGCCCTGGTGACCCTGGGCTACAAGCCCCAGGAGGCGAGCCGCATGGTACGCGAGTTGAACACGGCCGATCTGGCCAGCGAAGAGATCATCCGTCGCGCCTTGCAGGCGGCGGCCAAATGA